The nucleotide sequence TCTCATCGACTATGTCGCGTATCTCGCTCACGGCGATTCCGAACGAGGCGCTGCCCTCGTTGAATACGATGACTGAATTGCTGCGTCCCGACGTGAACGTCACCGCCGGACTGGCGGGCACGAGAGGCAGCAGGAATCCGCGATACTGAACCATCGCCCGTCCGCCGGCGTACTCGATGCTGTCCGACGAGATCTCTTCCAGGCGCGAGACGCTCGACAACGGTACTGCCTGAACGGCGTCGTCGCCGACGCCAAAGACCAGCAGACTGTCGGCCGGGTTCTTCGCAGGCTCCTGTACCGTCTCCACCACTTCTGCCGCGGCGTTCGTACGTGCTCCGGCACGCCCTGCAAGCGCGGCTGGATCAACGATCATCACTACCCTGCCGTCACCAAGGATCGTGCAGCCGGCGTAGCAGCCGACGGCGCGAATGAGGCGACCGACCGGTTTCACCACAATTTCCTGCGTGTCCACGACGTCATCGACGATTATTCCGAAGCGCGCGGTACCAGCCTGACAGATGACAAGAGTGGCGACACCGCCGCGTTCGTCGGCGGGAAGACCCAGCGCGTCACCCAGCGTAACAACCGGGACGAGATCATCTCGCAGCCGAAACAGCCGGACGTTGTGCAGGACGTCGAAGCGCGCAAGCTGATCCTCGGACAACCGGATCAACTCGAGGACGCTGGCCTGTGGAAACGCGAACGTCTCGCCCCGCGCACTCACGATGAGCGAGGATACTATCGCGAGCGTAAGCGGGAGGCGAACACGAATGGTGCAACCCTGCCCGCCTACGGATTGCAGATCCACCGCGCCGCCGACGCGCTCGATGTTGCTGCGAACTACGTCCATGCCGACGCCGCGTCCGCTGATGTGCGTCACTTCAGTGGCGGTCGAGAAACCGGGCTCGAAGATGAATCGCAATACCTGGCAGTCGCTCATCGCGTGTGCCTCTTCCTTCGACACCAGACCGCGTTCGATTGCAATACGCCGTACCCTGTCCGCGTTGATCCCCTTTCCGTCGTCGGTGACCTCGACGATAACGTGGCCGGCCTCGTGATACGCATTGAGTACGATCTTGCCAATAGCAGGCTTTCCTGACGCGCGCCGGGCGTCCGGCGATTCGATTCCGTGATCCGCGGAGTTGCGCACCATGTGCGTGAGCGGATCCTGCAGAGCCTGCACCAGCTGGCGATCCAGCTCGGTCGCGGCGCCCTTCATGTCGAGCTCGATCCTCTTCCCCGTTTCGCGTGCGATGTCGCGCACGATGCGCGGCAGCTTGCTCCACGCTGAACCAACCGGCTGCATGCGCGTCTTCATCACTGCGCCCTGCAGTTCGGCGGTGATTCTGCTCAGCTGCTGAACCGGCGCTCCGAAGGGTGAGTCTTCGTCCCTGGACGACATCTCGAGGAGCTGATTGCGGCTGAGCACGAGCTCTCCCGCAAGATTCATCAGCGCGTCCAGCAGCTTGACACTCACCCGGATCGACGACGGTGCGGCGGTGGCCTGGTCGGCCGAAGTGCTCCGCATCGCCGAGAATGCATCGGGCGACATTGCCAATTCGAGCGTGGCGCTCGCGATTGCCTCGGGACCTATCGCGATTGCGTGACGGGGAGCGTCGGAGCCAAGCCATTGCTCCAGCAACGCGATCAGCAGGGAGTCGTCTCCGGCGGGCTCGGTCTTATTCGCCGCGAGCTCGGCCAGAATCGTCTTGATTACGTCGACCGCTCTGAGAATGTCGGAGATGACGTCCGGCTCAGGCTTCAGATCCCCGGTGCGAAGCCTGTCCAGCACTGATTCGGCGGTGTGCGACACCGTCTCGAGGCGCGGAAGCCCGAGAAACCCACAGGTTCCCTTGATCGTGTGGATGGCGCGGAAGATCGAGTTCAGGAGCGACGCATTGGACGGATCGCGCTCGAGCTCGACCACGTCCTGATCGAGCTGAGCGAGGTTCTCCGTACTTTCGGCAAGAAAGTCTTTGAGCAGATCGTCCAAGTACCGCGTCTCCAAACGAGGATCGAGGGGGGCCGCCAGCAGTGGCTCTCCTCACCCCTTCAATGGTCGGCCTGGGTGGACGAAACTTGACGTTTACGGGGCGGCGGTCGTCTCTCTTGCGGGCCGGAGAGCCGTCCCATGGCGCCGAGGCGGCTCTACAGCCTGGGCTGGGAGGCGCCGATACTCAAATGGGTGTCCTTTATCCGTGACTTTGCCGTACCGATTCCATGATTGACCAGCTCACCGCAGAGGTCGCGTCGCGGATCGACGCGATTTCCGCGTCCCTTACCTCGCAGGAACGCACGGATGACACTGTGCGCTTATTGCGCGACATGAAGGCGTCGCCGGCTACCAGCATCAAGCAGGCCCCACAAGCCGCGCAGCGCGCCCTGGCCAAGACACGCAATCCGGATATCGGCATGGCCGAGCTCGTTCGAGTGGTCGAGGAGGATCCGACGCTTGGGCAGGCGCTTCTGCGTTACGCGAACTCGGCCTACTACTCGACCGGCAGCACTGTCGTATCGCTGCGTCATGCGGCGCAGCGGGTTGGCGCATCCGGCGTCCACAACGTCGTGCTGGGCGTGATGCTGGAAGGAATGCTGTGCAGGCCCGGCGGCGAATATCAGAAGATGGTGATTCAGGTGCGCGACCATCTCGTTCGTACGGCGCCCATAGCGCGGGCAATCGGACGTGGGTTCGGACTGATTCCGGACGAGTGCTTCTCGCTCGCGCTACTGCATGACGCCGGCAAGCTGATCGTATTCGACGTGATCGGTGCGCTGAGACATGAGACGCGGCGTGACGTCAACGTGCAGAAGAGCGTGGTATCGCGCGTGCTCAAGGAGTTGCACGAGCCGTTGGGCGGAATAGCTGTGTTGCACTGGGGACTCGGTGATTCCGTCGCGGCAGCGATATCGACGCATCATCGCGATCCGGTTCCCACCGAAGCGAATCGGATGAGCGAAGTGCTGTTCATTGCGGAACGCGCGGAGCATTCACTGTCTGGTGTGATCCCGCGAGAGGTCGCAACATGGTGGGAGCAGGGTGCTATCTCGGGCGATGCTGCCCGTGTCGAGGAATTGATCTCGGCGTATTCGGAAAGCGAGCTGGCTGCGTAGGCAGCGTCCGCGGCGACGCCGTTACCCGGTGGCCGTCTGCTCGCTGAAGTACCCGTCATCGTACGCCTTGCAGAATTCGGCGTACTGACGCTCAGTCCGCTCGGCGGCATCACGCGCCAGTTGCACGAGGGCGTCACGCCAGGATGTTTCGCGCCCGAACGCCGACAGTTGTTCGATTGGTGCAGATCCGAGCCAACCGCCGCCTCTCAAGTGCAGCCACGCGGCGACTGACGCCATCTGTACGATGGCCTCGCCGATCTTCTTCGGCTGTCTGGCCCACTCGTGCAGGCGAACACGATCTTCCTCTGGCTGCATCTCGCGGCTGCAGTAGCTGCCGC is from Gemmatimonadota bacterium and encodes:
- a CDS encoding chemotaxis protein CheA gives rise to the protein MDDLLKDFLAESTENLAQLDQDVVELERDPSNASLLNSIFRAIHTIKGTCGFLGLPRLETVSHTAESVLDRLRTGDLKPEPDVISDILRAVDVIKTILAELAANKTEPAGDDSLLIALLEQWLGSDAPRHAIAIGPEAIASATLELAMSPDAFSAMRSTSADQATAAPSSIRVSVKLLDALMNLAGELVLSRNQLLEMSSRDEDSPFGAPVQQLSRITAELQGAVMKTRMQPVGSAWSKLPRIVRDIARETGKRIELDMKGAATELDRQLVQALQDPLTHMVRNSADHGIESPDARRASGKPAIGKIVLNAYHEAGHVIVEVTDDGKGINADRVRRIAIERGLVSKEEAHAMSDCQVLRFIFEPGFSTATEVTHISGRGVGMDVVRSNIERVGGAVDLQSVGGQGCTIRVRLPLTLAIVSSLIVSARGETFAFPQASVLELIRLSEDQLARFDVLHNVRLFRLRDDLVPVVTLGDALGLPADERGGVATLVICQAGTARFGIIVDDVVDTQEIVVKPVGRLIRAVGCYAGCTILGDGRVVMIVDPAALAGRAGARTNAAAEVVETVQEPAKNPADSLLVFGVGDDAVQAVPLSSVSRLEEISSDSIEYAGGRAMVQYRGFLLPLVPASPAVTFTSGRSNSVIVFNEGSASFGIAVSEIRDIVDEIVNLELASTRPGVLGTAVIAGAATEVLDVSYYMERARRGSVS
- a CDS encoding HDOD domain-containing protein: MIDQLTAEVASRIDAISASLTSQERTDDTVRLLRDMKASPATSIKQAPQAAQRALAKTRNPDIGMAELVRVVEEDPTLGQALLRYANSAYYSTGSTVVSLRHAAQRVGASGVHNVVLGVMLEGMLCRPGGEYQKMVIQVRDHLVRTAPIARAIGRGFGLIPDECFSLALLHDAGKLIVFDVIGALRHETRRDVNVQKSVVSRVLKELHEPLGGIAVLHWGLGDSVAAAISTHHRDPVPTEANRMSEVLFIAERAEHSLSGVIPREVATWWEQGAISGDAARVEELISAYSESELAA